One stretch of Hemibagrus wyckioides isolate EC202008001 linkage group LG01, SWU_Hwy_1.0, whole genome shotgun sequence DNA includes these proteins:
- the lg01h8orf33 gene encoding UPF0488 protein C8orf33 homolog: MQHCSTSAPFHWQHSDNSFAFNFSPAITPSLPQSIMDPNKSCPRHAADSDASSGFAFNFQIPAGAEQKSDPEAHTGKTVMSEAAQGLESTVDSKPKSKKKKKKKSGAGGREEAVNKTREEAPKQGSTELTPEQQLSRELDWCIEQLELGLRTQKSSTKQREEASLALKTLRSSKAPIVKKRQVMRAVSGDYRKKMEEDRERQYKLIRSAMSTAKVTCVSEPRCRGVYHRHAETLKLPARSTDPSEASLPAEQTDGAGFVFRPSGEEFRFNFKL; this comes from the exons ATGCAGCACTGCAGCACTTCGGCTCCATTTCACTGGCAGCACAGCGACAACTCCTTCGCTTTCAACTTTTCCCCAGCGATCACTCCATCCTTGCCCCAAAGCATCATGGATCCAAACAAGTCGTGTCCAAGACACGCGGCGGACTCAGATGCCAGTTCAGGTTTCGCTTTCAACTTCCAGATCCCTGCAGGAGCGGAGCAGAAGAGTGACCCAGAAGCTCACACAGGGAAAACGGTGATGAGTGAAGCGGCTCAAGGCTTGGAGTCGACTGTGGATTCAAAACCTAAAtccaaaaagaagaagaagaagaagtctgGAGCGGGTGGACGAGAGGAAGCTGTGAATAAAACGAGAGAGGAAGCGCCCAAGCAGGGGAGCACGGAACTG actccAGAGCAGCAGCTGAGTCGAGAACTGGACTGGTGTATTGAGCAGCTGGAGTTGGGACTGAGGACTCAAAAATCCTCCACTAAACAAA GAGAGGAAGCCTCTCTTGCTCTAAAGACTCTGCGCAGCTCCAAAGCACCGATAGTGAAGAAGAGGCAGGTAATGAGAGCCGTGTCTGGAGATTACCGCAAAAAGatggaggaggacagagaaagacagtaCAAACTGATCCGCTCAG CGATGTCCACAGCCAAGGTGACGTGTGTGTCAGAGCCTCGTTGTAGAGGAGTGTATCACCGGCACGCTGAGACTCTCAAACTTCCAGCACGCAGCACAGACCCGAGTGAGGCTTCACTACCTGCTGAGCAGACAGACGGAGCTGGGTTTGTGTTCAGACCTTCAGGAGAGGAGTTTCGCTTCAACTTCAAACTTTGA
- the h3f3d gene encoding H3 histone, family 3D yields the protein MARTKQTARKSTGGKAPRKQLATKAARKSAPSTGGVKKPHRYRPGTVALREIRRYQKSTELLIRKLPFQRLVREIAQDFKTDLRFQSAAIGALQEASEAYLVGLFEDTNLCAIHAKRVTIMPKDIQLARRIRGERA from the exons ATGGCACGTACCAAGCAGACCGCACGTAAATCCACCGGAGGCAAAGCCCCGAGGAAGCAGCTGGCCACCAAAGCCGCCCGCAAAAGCGCGCCCTCTACCGGCGGAGTGAAGAAACCTCACCGATACCG CCCTGGTACTGTGGCTCTTCGAGAGATCCGTCGGTACCAAAAGTCCACCGAGTTGCTGATCCGCAAGCTGCCCTTCCAGCGCCTGGTGAGAGAAATCGCCCAGGACTTCAAGACCGATCTCCGCTTCCAGAGTGCCGCTATTGGAGCCCTGCAG GAGGCAAGTGAGGCATACTTGGTGGGTCTCTTTGAGGACACCAACTTGTGCGCCATCCACGCCAAACGTGTGACCATCATGCCCAAGGACATCCAGCTGGCCAGGAGAATCCGTGGCGAGCGTGCTTAA
- the decr2 gene encoding peroxisomal 2,4-dienoyl-CoA reductase [(3E)-enoyl-CoA-producing] isoform X1 has product MAEAPEDVHTDDCLTEYTHIYSQDLLKDQVAFITGGGSGIGFRIAEVLMRHGCDTVIASRNLEKLTEAAKKLTSATGRHCLPLQVDVRQPDTISTAVDEMLKEFGRVDILINNAAGNFLCPATALSFNAFKTVMEIDTMGTFNTSKVIYEKWFKDHGGSIVNISATLGYKGQALQVHAGSAKAANDAMTRHLAVEWGPSGVRVNTVAPGPISGTEGYRRLGGSHAESAGIFRTIPLQRAGNKTEMAHAVLFLASRASSYVTGATVVADGGAWLTSANDVERLLGMEATPVKFIGSD; this is encoded by the exons ATGGCGGAGGCTCCGGAAGACGTGCACACGGATGACTGTCTCAccgaatacacacacatctacagccaGGACCTGCTCAA ggatCAAGTGGCCTTTATAACAGGCGGCGGCTCCGGCATCGGCTTCCGTATCGCAGAGGTTCTGATGAG GCACGGCTGCGACACTGTGATCGCCAGCAGGAATCTGGAGAAGCTCACTGAG GCGGCGAAGAAGCTGACCAGTGCCACGGGACGTCACTGCCTGCCCCTGCAGGTGGACGTGCGTCAGCCGGACACCATCTCCACCGCCGTGGATGAGATGCTCAAAGAGTTCGGACGTGTCGATATCCTTATCAACA ACGCAGCAGGGAACTTCCTGTGTCCTGCCACCGCTCTGTCCTTCAATGCCTTCAAAACGGTAATGGAGATTGACACCATGGGAACGTTTAACACCAGCAAAGTCATCTATGAAAAATGGTTCAAg gatcACGGTGGCTCCATTGTAAACATCTCAGCCACACTCGGATACAAAGGTCAAGCACTCCAGGTGCATGCTGGGTCGGCAAAGGCTGCCAACG atgccaTGACAAGACACTTGGCAGTGGAATGGGGTCCCAGTGGCGTGAGGGTGAACACTGTGGCACCAGGTCCAATCTCTGGCACTGAGGGTTACCGCAGACTTG GTGGCTCTCATGCAGAGAGCGCAGGAATTTTCCGGACTATTCCGCTGCAGAGGGCgggaaataaaacagaaatggcGCACGCCGTTCTTTTCCTGGCGAGCCGGGCGTCGTCGTACGTCACCGGTGCCACAGTGGTGGCGGACGGAGGGGCGTGGCTTACCTCGGCCAACGATGTGGAGCGCTTGCTGG GCATGGAGGCCACACCTGTTAAATTTATTGGTTCTGACTGA
- the decr2 gene encoding peroxisomal 2,4-dienoyl-CoA reductase [(3E)-enoyl-CoA-producing] isoform X3 produces the protein MAEAPEDVHTDDCLTEYTHIYSQDLLKDQVAFITGGGSGIGFRIAEVLMRHGCDTVIASRNLEKLTEAAKKLTSATGRHCLPLQVDVRQPDTISTAVDEMLKEFGRVDILINNAAGNFLCPATALSFNAFKTVMEIDTMGTFNTSKVIYEKWFKDHGGSIVNISATLGYKGQALQVHAGSAKAANDAMTRHLAVEWGPSGVRVNTVAPGPISGTEGYRRLGGSHAESAGIFRTIPLQRAGNKTEMAHAVLFLASRASSYVTGATVVADGGAWLTSANDVERLLGIHSSRSAKL, from the exons ATGGCGGAGGCTCCGGAAGACGTGCACACGGATGACTGTCTCAccgaatacacacacatctacagccaGGACCTGCTCAA ggatCAAGTGGCCTTTATAACAGGCGGCGGCTCCGGCATCGGCTTCCGTATCGCAGAGGTTCTGATGAG GCACGGCTGCGACACTGTGATCGCCAGCAGGAATCTGGAGAAGCTCACTGAG GCGGCGAAGAAGCTGACCAGTGCCACGGGACGTCACTGCCTGCCCCTGCAGGTGGACGTGCGTCAGCCGGACACCATCTCCACCGCCGTGGATGAGATGCTCAAAGAGTTCGGACGTGTCGATATCCTTATCAACA ACGCAGCAGGGAACTTCCTGTGTCCTGCCACCGCTCTGTCCTTCAATGCCTTCAAAACGGTAATGGAGATTGACACCATGGGAACGTTTAACACCAGCAAAGTCATCTATGAAAAATGGTTCAAg gatcACGGTGGCTCCATTGTAAACATCTCAGCCACACTCGGATACAAAGGTCAAGCACTCCAGGTGCATGCTGGGTCGGCAAAGGCTGCCAACG atgccaTGACAAGACACTTGGCAGTGGAATGGGGTCCCAGTGGCGTGAGGGTGAACACTGTGGCACCAGGTCCAATCTCTGGCACTGAGGGTTACCGCAGACTTG GTGGCTCTCATGCAGAGAGCGCAGGAATTTTCCGGACTATTCCGCTGCAGAGGGCgggaaataaaacagaaatggcGCACGCCGTTCTTTTCCTGGCGAGCCGGGCGTCGTCGTACGTCACCGGTGCCACAGTGGTGGCGGACGGAGGGGCGTGGCTTACCTCGGCCAACGATGTGGAGCGCTTGCTGGGTATACACTCATCTCGCTCTGCTAAACTCTGA
- the LOC131353121 gene encoding uncharacterized protein C7orf50 homolog: MLLPERARDRLIIKKKRPGENQTRLLQPAVDLKERKKMKRKKTEMTPEKSEACEAVSGVKKKKKVKKEKDVPVDTTESADLTESCTKEQHNGKKGKAHKNKQPVIPEKDEVEEEEGMEEDEEELSPEERRVLERKLKKIRKKEEKKKQKELGKSEKEEIKSSIAQTQALEYLTCWSEKRDEWKFQKTRQVWLLQHMYDSEKVPDAHFSLLLSYLEGLRGVARETTVQKAEALVRFGVGPEGEEGGAMEAQRKTQRAREVIQILS; the protein is encoded by the exons ATGCTGCTGCCGGAGAGAGCACGAGACCG ACTTATTATTAAGAAGAAAAGACCTGGAGAAAACCAGACCAGACTGCTGCAGCCAGCTGTGGatctcaaagaaagaaagaaaatgaagaggaagaagacagaGATGACACCTGAG AAATCTGAGGCTTGTGAAGCTGTGAGTGGGgtcaagaaaaagaagaaggtgaAAAAGGAGAAAGATGTCCCTGTGGACACTACAGAATCTGCTGATCTTACGGAGAGCTGTACGAAGGAACAGCATAATGGCAAAAAGGGAAAAGCGCACAAAAACAAG CAACCTGTAATACCAGAAAAGGACGAAGTGGAAGAAGAGGAAGGcatggaggaggatgaggaggagctGAGCCCAGAGGAACGACGAGTGCTGGAGAGGAAGCTAAAGAAGATtaggaagaaggaggagaagaagaagcagaaggagCTAGGAAAGTCTGAGAAGGAGGAGATCAAAAGCAGCATTGCGCAGACGCAGGCTCTGGAGTATCTGACCtg ctGGTCCGAGAAGCGGGACGAGTGGAAGTTCCAGAAGACGaggcaggtgtggctcctgcagCACATGTACGACAGTGAGAAG GTGCCGGATGCTCATTTCTCACTTCTCTTATCATATCTGGAAGGACTGCGAGGCGTGGCTCGGGAGACCACTGTGCAGAAAGCAGAGGCTTTGGTCAGATTTGGGGTGGGTCCAGAAGGAGAAGAGGGAGGGGCTATGGAAGCACAGAGGAAGACACAACGAGCAAGAGAGGTCATTCAGATTCTTTCTTGA
- the LOC131353104 gene encoding retinol dehydrogenase 13-like, with protein MSRYILPASVFGTVFGCAVLLKNHLTGGSCPSKAKIHGKTVIITGANTGIGKETARELARRGGRIIMGCRDMKKCEEAALEIRGSTLNPHVYARHVDLASLKSIRSFAEKIIQGEERVDVLINNAAVMRCPPGKTEDGFDMQFGVNYLGHFLLTNLLLDKLRDSAPSRVINLSSLAHIIGEIDFEDLNWDRKKFNTKKAYCQSKLAIVLFTRELARRLEGTGVTVNALHPGVVATELGRHTGMHQSQFSSTILSPVFYLLIKSPELGAQPSVYLAVAEELAGVSGCYFDVMTEKEPAPQALDQEVAAKLWDISASLVGLETTVSVPTSSPETVTQVPTEQIRTRPSEPAAAVTSV; from the exons ATGAGTAGATATATCCTTCCTGCGTCTGTTTTCGGGACTGTTTTTGGCTGTGCTGTGTTGCTAAA GAACCATCTGACTGGAGGCTCCTGCCCAAGTAAAGCCAAGATCCATGGAAAGACGGTGATTATAACCGGGGCCAACACCGGGATCGGAAAAGAGACGGCCCGAGAGCTGGCCAGGAGAG GAGGAAGGATCATTATGGGATGTCGGGACATGAAGAAGTGTGAGGAAGCAGCTCTTGAGATCAGAGGTTCCACCCTGAACCCTCATGTTTACGCCAGACACGTCGACTTGGCTTCACTTAAATCCATACGGAGCTTTGCTGAGAAGATCATCCAAg GTGAGGAAAGAGTGGACGTTCTGATCAATAATGCTGCAGTGATGAGGTGTCCTCCAGGGAAGACTGAAGATGGATTTGACATGCAGTTTGGAGTCAACTACCTGG GCCATTTCCTCCTGACCAATCTGCTGCTGGATAAGCTGAGAGACTCCGCCCCCAGCAGAGTCATCAACCTATCGTCTTTGGCGCACATCATCGGTGAGATTGACTTCGAGGATCTGAACTGGGACAGGAAGAAGTTCAACACAAAGAAGGCGTATTGTCAGAGCAAACTCGCCATCGTCCTGTTTACGCGAGAGCTCGCGCGCAGGCTcgagg gtACTGGGGTCACAGTAAATGCCCTGCACCCTGGAGTCGTTGCCACAGAGCTGGGCAGACACACTGGCATGCACCAATCCCAGTTCTCCAGCACTATACTCA GTCCAGTCTTCTACCTGCTCATAAAGTCACCCGAACTCGGCGCCCAGCCCAGCGTCTACCTGGCCGTTGCCGAGGAGCTGGCGGGCGTGAGCGGTTGTTATTTTGACGTTATGACGGAAAAAGAACCCGCCCCTCAGGCTCTGGACCAGGAAGTGGCAGCCAAACTCTGGGATATCAGCGCATCTTTGGTGGGTTTAGAAACCACTGTTTCTGTACCAACCTCTTCTCCAGAGACCGTAACGCAGGTTCCCACTGAACAGATTCGGACACGCCCCTCAGAGCCTGCCGCTGCTGTGACGAGCGTGTAA
- the anks3 gene encoding ankyrin repeat and SAM domain-containing protein 3, whose amino-acid sequence MSELSDEASESEQLGSSLSVWLADSGSGQEELNVPLDLHTACSIGQYDVVAECIRSGNVDVDGRNLGGWTPLMYAAYIGHDNIVNLLLESGVSVNASTAKGLTPLMLAASCGNESIAYFLLQQGAELECKDRRSWTALLHSTSTGHQQMVKFLLDNNANANIKEPLLGFTPLMEAAASGHEIIVQYLLDHGARAEEKNFKGETARVLAMMYGHTKIASLIDMHCLRAKTGVYEELSSSEEEAAPRTRPSRSRARGPSIHDGPQAIARFRVTPKHEPTPAPPGYVTFGDVGEQNEGICNRDVTSPINELDGQSNSSRDELFFDNDMPTIRSSSSSSEGLPRLLGLSREASLESNEDSDQAKRSCPRRPNKPHHSKGKSRHSNSDSAGNYGNPAPSGPPPTYTGPKDLAEFLEQIGFSKYLPLLEEQDIDLRIFLTLTENDLKEVGITLFGPKRKMTSAIARWHSNARPPSDALEQAYADKLEAEMQEMAIQLHKRCVEVESLQGQVSQEKELRTVMEGCLMEEKMAWRGVQAELRESIKQIQALNSTMHTLRNTHTQLTQALEKDGSSVYSEMLSKMESCEEKLADSMKSLCQSLQHLCAPEKSSNSWQGES is encoded by the exons ATGTCAGAACTCAGTGATGAAGCGAGCGAGTCGGAGCAGCTGGGCTCAAGTCTGTCTGTGTGGCTGGCCGACAGTGGGAGTGGCCAGGAAGAGCTCAATGTGCCACTGGACCTCCATACGGCCTGCTCCATTGGCCAGTATGACGTGGTAGCTGAGTGCATTCGCAG CGGCAACGTAGACGTGGATGGAAGGAACCTTGGTGGTTGGACACCTCTCATGTATGCGGCATATATCGGTCACGACAACATCGTTAACCTGCTCCTGGAATCTGGGGTTAGCGTCAATGCTAGCACTGCTAAAGGCCTAACCCCATTAATGCTAGCTGCTAGCTGTGGAAATGAAAGCATTGCTTACTTCCTCCTTCAG CAAGGGGCAGAGTTAGAGTGTAAGGACAGACGCAGCTGGACAGCTCTTCTGCACAGCACAAGCACTGGACATCAACAGATGGTCAAATTTCTCCTGGACAACAACGCAAATGCCAACATCAA AGAGCCTTTGCTTGGGTTCACCCCACTAATGGAGGCTGCAGCATCAGGCCACGAGATCATTGTCCAGTACCTTCTTgaccat GGTGCACGAGCCGAGGAGAAGAACTTTAAAGGTGAGACGGCGAGAGTATTAGCCATGATGTACGGACACACAAAGATCGCGAGCCTCATCGACATGCACTGCCTGAGAGCAAAAACAG gtgtgtatgaggagttgaGCTCGTCAGAGGAAGAGGCAGCTCCAAGAACCAGGCCAAGCCGCAGCAGAGCCAGAGGCCCGAGCATACACGACGGCCCACAGGCCATAGCTCGCTTTAGAGTCACCCCCAaacatg AGCCAACACCGGCTCCACCCGGCTACGTGACATTCGGTGACGTGGGTGAACAGAACGAGGGCATTTGCAACCGTGATGTCACTTCCCCCATTAACGAACTGGATGGCCAGAGCAACAGCAGTCGAG atgAGCTGTTCTTCGATAATGACATGCCCACAATacggagcagcagcagcagcagtgagggTCTGCCCCGCCTCCTCGGCCTCAGCAGGGAAGCGTCGCTAGAGAGCAATGAG GACTCAGACCAGGCAAAGAGGAGCTGTCCCAGACGCCCCAACAAGCCTCATCACTCCAAGGGCAAAAGTCGTCATAGTAACAGTGACTCTGCAGGAAATTATGGGAACCCAGCTCCATCTGGACCTCCTCCTACTTACACTGGTCCCAAG GACCTGGCGGAGTTCCTGGAGCAGATAGGCTTTAGCAAGTACCTCCCTTTGCTAGAGGAGCAGGATATTGACCTGAGAATCTTCCTCACGCTGACCGAGAACGATCTCAAAGAAGTGGGCATCAC ATTGTTTGGCCCCAAGAGGAAGATGACATCAGCAATAGCCCGCTGGCATAGTAACGCCCGACCACCAAGTGATGCATTAGAGCAGGCATACGCTGACAAACTTGAAGCTGAGATGCAGGAGATGGCTATTCAGCTCCATAAG CGCTGTGTCGAGGTAGAGTCTCTACAGGGCCAAGTCTCTCAGGAGAAGGAGCTCCGCACAGTGATGGAGGGCTGCCTGATGGAGGAGAAGATGGCATGGAGGGGTGTGCAGGCAGAGCTACGTGAGAGCATCAAGCAAATCCAGGCTCTGAACAGCACAATGCACACACtgcgaaacacacacacgcaactcACACAGGCTCTGGAGAAAG ATGGCAG
- the decr2 gene encoding peroxisomal 2,4-dienoyl-CoA reductase [(3E)-enoyl-CoA-producing] isoform X2, translated as MAEAPEDVHTDDCLTEYTHIYSQDLLKDQVAFITGGGSGIGFRIAEVLMRHGCDTVIASRNLEKLTEAAKKLTSATGRHCLPLQVDVRQPDTISTAVDEMLKEFGRVDILINNAAGNFLCPATALSFNAFKTVMEIDTMGTFNTSKVIYEKWFKDHGGSIVNISATLGYKGQALQVHAGSAKAANDAMTRHLAVEWGPSGVRVNTVAPGPISGTEGYRRLGGSHAESAGIFRTIPLQRAGNKTEMAHAVLFLASRASSYVTGATVVADGGAWLTSANDVERLLELWSQEKRKDK; from the exons ATGGCGGAGGCTCCGGAAGACGTGCACACGGATGACTGTCTCAccgaatacacacacatctacagccaGGACCTGCTCAA ggatCAAGTGGCCTTTATAACAGGCGGCGGCTCCGGCATCGGCTTCCGTATCGCAGAGGTTCTGATGAG GCACGGCTGCGACACTGTGATCGCCAGCAGGAATCTGGAGAAGCTCACTGAG GCGGCGAAGAAGCTGACCAGTGCCACGGGACGTCACTGCCTGCCCCTGCAGGTGGACGTGCGTCAGCCGGACACCATCTCCACCGCCGTGGATGAGATGCTCAAAGAGTTCGGACGTGTCGATATCCTTATCAACA ACGCAGCAGGGAACTTCCTGTGTCCTGCCACCGCTCTGTCCTTCAATGCCTTCAAAACGGTAATGGAGATTGACACCATGGGAACGTTTAACACCAGCAAAGTCATCTATGAAAAATGGTTCAAg gatcACGGTGGCTCCATTGTAAACATCTCAGCCACACTCGGATACAAAGGTCAAGCACTCCAGGTGCATGCTGGGTCGGCAAAGGCTGCCAACG atgccaTGACAAGACACTTGGCAGTGGAATGGGGTCCCAGTGGCGTGAGGGTGAACACTGTGGCACCAGGTCCAATCTCTGGCACTGAGGGTTACCGCAGACTTG GTGGCTCTCATGCAGAGAGCGCAGGAATTTTCCGGACTATTCCGCTGCAGAGGGCgggaaataaaacagaaatggcGCACGCCGTTCTTTTCCTGGCGAGCCGGGCGTCGTCGTACGTCACCGGTGCCACAGTGGTGGCGGACGGAGGGGCGTGGCTTACCTCGGCCAACGATGTGGAGCGCTTGCTGG agcttTGGTCCCaggagaaaaggaaagacaAATAA
- the LOC131353128 gene encoding ubiquinol-cytochrome-c reductase complex assembly factor 4, whose amino-acid sequence MSGAGRCVLSNLLRCSLSPGQCKPAILRPCAARSLSLTSQLSTKPRPSPGSSDGEESISKPIKFSTSKASHRTWKVERSMGSRFQRPWWQVLPLSVLTIGFLLWCVFREESNIDRTLEKQLFEHLPGLLSNIEETEEEEEETKEKEGTQIRT is encoded by the exons ATGTCAGGAGCAGgaaggtgtgtgttgagtaATTTACTTCGCTGCTCATTAAGCCCTGGACAATGCAAACCGGCCATTTTGAG GCCGTGCGCTGCACGATCGTTATCTCTCACTTCGCAGCTCAGCACTAAGCCCCGTCCGTCTCCAGGCTCCAGCGATGGTGAAGAGAGCATCTCCAAGCCCATCAAGTTCTCCACGAGTAAAGCCAGCCACCGGACATGGAAGGTGGAGCGCTCGATGGGCAGCAGGTTCCAGCGGCCGTGGTGGCAGGTTCTTCCCCTCAGTGTCCTCACCATCGGTTTCCTGCTATGGTGCGTCTTCCGCGAGGAATCCAACATCGACCGCACTTTGGAAAAGCAGCTGTTTGAACACTTACCTGGCTTACTGAGCAACATtgaagagacagaggaagaggaggaggagacaaaagagaaggaaggaaCTCAGATAAGAACCTGA